DNA sequence from the Portunus trituberculatus isolate SZX2019 chromosome 49, ASM1759143v1, whole genome shotgun sequence genome:
CAGGGTCAGGGGTCACAGCAGGATTGTAGTCTTTGGGGAGGCGgggcttcctcttcttcttctttgccttctttttatctactgGTTTCTTCTGGTCTAGTCCTGGCGTTCTAGAGTGGTGTTTGAAACGTCaacgatataaaaagaaatagtaatcaTATTTAAGAAATTTATAATCATTTTCTATATCAGACTGTGCATTCAAATTTCAAACCTTCTGATGGGTAGTTGCACCATACCAGTACTGCACCACCAAACCACTACATTTGTTTAAATGGATAATGTTTTTCTATCTACCTGCAGTAACAAAATTACCCATCACCAGATAGATTTACTTACAAAGGTGCCttaggagaagagggagaagcctctcctcttccttgctgaATCTTCTTGAAGTACCGATGACCGAGAGCGGACTCTAAGGCTTCCACATCAAGGCCCTCCACTACGCTGCCCACGCCAGGCAGTTCTCGAGAAAGCTTCTGAGCCGCCTTCAAGTCATACTGTAATAGGGATGaaaacatcaaatcaataaagaaatctAGGAACTTATACCATAAGGTTTTCTTTCTACAAGTTTGTCTGTGGCATTACAGGTATTCCTCAGCCTCCAAGATGATGTTTTCAATCTGGAACAATGCTGAGTGGCAACCCTTTAGCAGCCTCCATCAGGGTTTGGTTGCTCCTCACAGCTCATCCCATCTTCCTCAAAAACTTGTTTGGTGTGTACAACTATTGTTTGAATAAAATATCCACCTTTCCCATATTGAATAGTTAAGTAAAACCCCATATTTGCATCCTGACATGAAAATACTACAGAATTACTCAATAAGGAAAGATACTTACTCTAGCATAGGCAGTGATGAGCTGAGCAAGTGTTGTGGTGTCCTTGGGGTTAAGCTTGTGCAACTCAAGAAGAGAGctggcagcagttgcagcatcTCCAGTCCGCAAGTGAAAATCAGCTGCATGCCTCCACAGCTCCCCTAGTTGGGATGCTGAAGTctgtggataaaaagaaaatcaaataaataaaagtaaataatacaAAAGTTGGGAAACACttgcagggaaaaaaaaaaaaatcagtattcATGGTCCCTTACAAACAACATACTTTATTGTTTTGGTGCCACTCGACAGCCTCCCGTAACACCTTGGATGCTGCATCACGGTCACCCTGGGCCACCTGCAGGGCCACCAGGGCAGACACTACTCCCGGACGGTTACGGTCTTTGTCAGGTAAACTTGACAGAACAGTACAGGCACCCTGCTTATCACCCTGTAACACAAAATATTGACATGAATTACACTTATTCATATACATGTACGAATCTTCTTAATCAATCCAAGTGAGatgtgtgaaaataaataagtagacagCAAAAGTAAATGATTATAGTGTGAATGCCTTCCATACCTTTTGATCCTTCCCAAACTCTTTCACTTACTTTTAGACAaacttcctcttactctctccaacCACtttaatcaaagaaaaatatatatagctcTGTGAATGAAGTTGTCTAGAATGCTTTTTAATAGCTACACGATGCATTCTAATATATAATACAAATGATTGGGTTCATTTATACAAAGCTTTTCCTGCTAACCTTTGCCAACAAAATCTGCGTAGTCATGAGCTGGATCTCTATGGCATGCTGAGGGTAATCCTTGATGCAGCCATTGAGCAGTGCCTGGGCCTCACTCAGCTTGCCCTCTCTTCCCAGCTGGGCAGCCTGAATCACCCGCGCCTTCAGTGTCAACAGTGGATATTCCTTCAGCAAGGCCTGGGTTTCTGTCCGACACACTTCTTCCTGTTCAATAACAAATTACAATGCACATTAAGATATAAACATAGGTGATCTCTACTAATGTGAGGAGGCATCAATATCAGTCTAATGTTAAAGGTTCTCACAAAGAGATATTCCCTGATATACATTTAGGTAGTGTTCATGAAAATCCAATCATAGCAACTGATCACATGCAAACTTAGATTGAATACGAAAAATAGGAATACATATATGTGTGCACTGTAAGTCTATAAAAACTATGAAATACCATATGCAAATAGTTACTGCCTTAAGTTATACAAGACacattatataaataaaataaatacaagaataaagcaataaatataaataatacttATTTTTGTGCTTACTCTTCCTGTAATGTGCATTATATAGACACAGTAGACTGAAGAAATCTGAGCCCagaaactgtctcaatatgaaGGATGGAAACTGACCTGGTTAGTGTGGTAAGCAAGGAGACAGTGGTTCAGAGCAATGGTTGAGCGCTGACGTGTGGTCAGTTTGTGCTCCAGACCAGAGGCAGTCGCTGCCTTCATCCTCTTACGAGAATCAAACACATTGGCAGTGCGGTTAATGGACACCAGGTTGTTGTTAATGATGGCCAGGAGTGCTGGGTCATCTGGCTTAGTCTTCAGCACACTGTTGTAAATAGCCAAGGCCTCTCGCTCCCGCCCCAAGTGTTGCAAGCAGTGGCCCTGCTGCACCCTGCACaggaaaaacaattaaaaacttAGTTGTTAACTGtaacatttccttttatctaaAGCTATCAGCAACAATGTGAAATGTTCTAACTTAATCAAGTAACCAGGCAAGATCAAAATAATCTAAAGTGCATTACTGTTAGGTTGAAATATGAAACATCTgcaattaatatgaaaatgacTAAGGAAATTAAAACATTTTGCTTTTTTAGACTTTCCTCACACTTGGGAAGAAATCAATCACAGAAATATAAATTAACACAAAAATTAATCACCCACAGTACCTAACACCCACCTTATGATTGCCACTTCCTCATTGACCTCATCCTCAGTCGCCCCTTCCTCCTGAGTGAGATAGGTCCGGCACTGTTCCTCCGCATTCTGAAGCTTCTCTAGAGCTTGTTCAAGTCTCCCTGCCGCCAAAAGACGGCATGCACCATTGTAGATCAGTTCATACGAGGCATTGTCATCCACCACTGGCACTTGCCCCTCATCTTGctgcataaaacaaacattactACTTATCTATCAAATATATCATAAAATTTTGAATATATTCTATCTATATACAAGGCCAGCAATGCTACTAGTGGTGGCCCAGAAAAAGcaccatacaaacacacacatcattcacactcttCACTCATAGACCCTATTGTCATATTCAACAAAAACAGTAAACACTGGCAGAAGGTTAGTAGTGCCACTCTTCCAGACATGAAAGCTCAGAAACTGGTGGCATACTGTGGTTCAGTCCTCAGCACCtcgtgaataaaaaaataaaataaaacaaaaaataaataaaaaaaattacctctCCTTCAACGGTGCGATTCACTAAAACTGCTGTCATGTTGGTCTCCCGCTCCATGTCAAAGTCATCACTCGTGGTACGAATGATGTCCCTGTACACCTCATGGCATTCATCATACCTGTAACACAATGCTCACTAGTAATGCAGCATCATGGGCAAAGAATATCATAAACTGGagcacaaagaagaggaaataaagacataaagcacacacacacacacacacacacacacacacacacacacacacacacacacacacacacacacacacacacacacacacacacgatagaagagaacaaggagacctaCCAGTACTAACAATGTATAAATTATTAAATGGCACtgaaaaaacagacaaagaagactggtgctggtgacagagaaagctagaaagacaagagaacaTGTAgctaaagaagattaggatgaggtagtgtgtgaaggccatttgaaaatacagttttccacatagaactaTGGAAAAGTAGAatacattgagtgatgaagttgttacaacacataatgtgcatagctttaaagaaaaactggataaatagagacatggagacaggacattacGAGCTCCACTCAAACCCAGTATAATataactgcacacacacacacacacacacacacacacacacacacacacacacacacacacacacacacacacacaccacacacacacacacacacacactggtatttTAAAGATCCACATGAAAAGCACACATGACATACTTTTCAAGGCGGTAGAGAATCTGAGCCTGCAATTCAAGTACCCTGGGAGTGGACTGGGCAGCACCTTGGATTGTTTGGAAGGCATCAGCTACCTTGTTGAGGCGGTACTCACAGTAAGCCTTCTCAAAAGCTAGCTCTCTGAAACACAATCAAAAGAAATTGATTAATATTCTATCACAAAACTGCAACTGTAATGAAAATTATGCATgttcaattttgttttcttttactaatGAGAGGGACACATGATGCTCCACaaccttaacccttcagtaccatgacatgtttccatattcattctgtttactatttggtgactttatggAGCTTtaaaactcatgtgtgggattaaaatagcaaagattgtggccattaatcttctgacctccatagacccatccttatgtaaataaaatggtataattgtacacaaatctcaaggtaaaaatgtgtcccagtactgaaggggttaaatactcACGAGAAAAATTTTGACTTGATGACAGCGGCAAGAGCATCAGAGAACTGGTCCAAGTTGATAAGGGCAACCGTTTTGCACTGCCAtgccttcacttctttcacatCTTCTGCCAAAACTGTCAAAAAATTCAAACAAGTCAATCAGTaagaaagtaaatatatgaatgagtGATTTCACTAACAATTCTACATTCCATACTTGTTCAGGTACAGGTCAATCTCAAATGTAGGTCAACTCCTGATTTCTATGAAGGTAATTAGTTTTGACCACCTATGTGAAAGCCAGCACCCTCCTTTAACATTTACCTCACCAAAAAAATCTGACATTGTTCTGATAtagtagtctctccagcttgcCTCGTTTCCCCAGCTCCACCTTTACAGCTCTTTCACTCGGTTGACATGACATAGAAAGAACAATATGattaccaaaactaacctaaccctagctTTACCCAAACC
Encoded proteins:
- the LOC123499259 gene encoding signal recognition particle subunit SRP72-like, which produces MAEVKAARLSGYYGELKKFIENSNYNKVIKVANKILAEDVKEVKAWQCKTVALINLDQFSDALAAVIKSKFFSELAFEKAYCEYRLNKVADAFQTIQGAAQSTPRVLELQAQILYRLEKYDECHEVYRDIIRTTSDDFDMERETNMTAVLVNRTVEGEQDEGQVPVVDDNASYELIYNGACRLLAAGRLEQALEKLQNAEEQCRTYLTQEEGATEDEVNEEVAIIRVQQGHCLQHLGREREALAIYNSVLKTKPDDPALLAIINNNLVSINRTANVFDSRKRMKAATASGLEHKLTTRQRSTIALNHCLLAYHTNQEEVCRTETQALLKEYPLLTLKARVIQAAQLGREGKLSEAQALLNGCIKDYPQHAIEIQLMTTQILLAKGDKQGACTVLSSLPDKDRNRPGVVSALVALQVAQGDRDAASKVLREAVEWHQNNKTSASQLGELWRHAADFHLRTGDAATAASSLLELHKLNPKDTTTLAQLITAYARYDLKAAQKLSRELPGVGSVVEGLDVEALESALGHRYFKKIQQGRGEASPSSPKAPLTPGLDQKKPVDKKKAKKKKRKPRLPKDYNPAVTPDPERWLPRWQRKGYRKKKDRRVKEVMKGTQGVSSEAADKFDITKTAGTHKPAQAAMSPQPESQGPRRNLIKKKGGGKKKKGSGW